The genome window CTGGTCATCGTCGCCGGACTGTACCTGACGACCCAGCCGCCGGACTTCGAGCACCCCCACGGCCACGAGCGCATCGAGCCGTTCGTCTCGCTGTTCGTCGCCGCGGGCATCTTCCTCGCGGGGGGCGTCGTCCTCTGGGGAGCCGGGAACGCGCTCATGACCGGTGACATCGAGGTTACCCAGGGACCCACGGCCGTCGGCGTCCTCGTGTTGTCGGCCGCCGCGAAGTACGGGCTGTATCGCTACTGCCTCCGTGCCGGCCGGAACAGCCACTCCCCCGCGCTCGTGGCAACGGCGAAGGACAACCGCAACGACATCCTCACCGCCGTCGCGGCGCTCGTCGGCGTCACCGGCGCGATGGCGGGCTACCCGATCGCCGACCCGCTGGCGGCCATCGTCGTCGCCGTCGGTATCATCTACACCGGCATCGAAGTCGTCCAGGACAACGTCACCTACCTCGTGGGCGGCGCGCCCCCCGAGGACCTCCGCCGGGAGATTCTCCGGCGGGCGCTGGACCACCCGAAAGTCGAGGGCGCACACGACGTCATCGCCCACTACGTCGGGCCGGAGATAGACGTGAGCCTCCACATCGAAGTCGAGGGGGACCTGACGCTGTTCGAGGCCCACGACATCGAGACGGCGGTGATTCGCTCCATCGAGGACCTGCCGGAGGTCGACGACGCCTTCGTCCACGTCGACCCGAAGGAACTCGGCGAGTGGAAAGACGACGCCGAGGTCGAGCGGCTGGCCGACCTGGAGTGAGCGCCCTCGTGCCCGCGGCTTTTACGATGTCCGGAACACCCAATACCGCCGGGAGCGATTCAGTCACATGTCTCCCGCAGCGCTCCCGGACTTCGCCGAGCTCCTGGACGTGACGCTCCTCCTTCACGACCCCGAGACCGACGCGATACTCGACGCGAACGCGGCCGCCGAGTCGCTGTACGGCTACACGCGGGCCGAACTCCGGGACCTGACCGTCGGCGACATCAGCACGGAGTCGCCGCGGTTCAGCCGCGACAAAGCCGTCGAGGCCATCCACGCCGCCGCCACCGGGGACCGGCCGGCCTTCGAGTGGCAGATACGGCGGGCCGACAGCGAGATGCGCTGGGTCACGGTTCGACTCCGGCCGTTCGCCCCCGCCGACGAGACGCTCGTCCTCGCGGAGATTCAGGACATCACCGAGTTCAAGAAGCGAGCGCGCCGCCTCCAGTTGCTCAACCGCATCATCCGGCACAACCTCCGCAACGAGATGACCGTCGTCATGGGCCACGCCGAGAGCCTCGAACGCGCCCTCGAAGACGAGGACTACGAGCGCCAGGCCGAGATAATACAGGACGTCGCCGAGGACGTGGGCGGGATGACGAGGTCCGTCGCCCAGATTGAGGACATCGCGACCAACGACGCCTCGGACTTCACGCCGACGGACGTCCCCGCGGTCCTCGAACGGCTGGCCGACGAGTTCGAGTCGGGCTACCCTCACGCGACGGTGTCGGTCGACGCCGACGAAACCGCCCGCATCGCTGCGGACCGGGGGTTCGAGTACGGGCTCGAACACGCAATCGAGAACGCGCTCGAACACCACGACGGCTCCAATCCCGAGGTCCGGCTGGAGGCGACGGTCGAAACCGAGCCCCCGCGCGTCGTGGTCCGTATCGTCGACGACGGTCCGCCGATACCCCAGCGGGAAATCGACGCCATCGACGCCGACGTGGAGTTCTCCGAGATTCACCACGGGACCGGCGTCGGCCTGTTCGTGATGCAGTGGTGTGCAGAGTCGCTCGGCGGCAGTCTCGAAATCCGCGAGAACGAGCCCAGAGGGAACGTCGCCGAGTTCACCGTCCCGATGCTTTCGGAGTGAGCCGACGCCCCGTGCGACGGGCGCTCAGTCCGCCAGTTGCGCCCGCTCGACGGGCTCGCCGAAGGCGTAGACGGTGTTGTGGCTCGTGATCTCCGCGTCGACCGTGTCGCCGATTTCGAGGCCGCGGTCCTGTGCGTCGGCGATGACGACCTGCCGGTAGGCCTCGTCGTAGCCCACCAGCGACTCGTCGGTGCCGTCCTCGACGAGCAGCACCGACGAGGTACGTCCGACCATCTCCTCGTAGGCCTCGGCCATCAGCTCCATCTTCGCCTCGCTCATCGCCTTCGAGCGGTCTTTCTTGACCTGGCCGCCCAGTCCCTTCATGTCGGCGGCGTCGGTGCCGGGCCGCTTCGAGAAGCGCGTGACGTTGATTTTCTCCGGGCGGGTCTCCCGCAGCAGCGCCATCGACTCGTCGTGGTCGGCCGGCTCCTCGGTCGGGAAGCCGACGATGAAGTCCGTCGAGAGCGTCCAGTAGTCCAGCGCCTCGTCGAACGCCGCGACGACCTCGCGGTACTCCGAGACGGCGTGTTGCCGGCGCATGTCCGCCAGCACGTCGTCGCTGCCGGACTGGACCGGGGCGTGGATGAAGTTGTACAGCTCGTCGTGGTCGGCGAACACCGCCGCCAGTTCCTCGCGGACGCCGTGGAGGCCCTTCGGGTTCGCCATTCCGACCCGCACGCGGAACCCGCCGTCGATTTCGGTGCAGATGCGGTCCAGTAGCTCTGGCAGGAGACTCGTCCCCTGGTTGGTGTCCCAGCCGTAGACGCCGGTGTCCTGGCCCGTGATGCGGATTTCCTTCGCGCCGGCGTGGACCAGCGCCCGGGCCTTCTCGACGTTCTCCTCGACCGACGGTGACTCGATGCGGCCGGTCGCCTGCTTGGTGATGCAGTACGAGCAGTCGGACATACAGCCCCGGGCGATGGGGAGGATGCCGACGACGCCGTTGAGCACCGTCTCGGTGTCCGGCGTCACCGTCGGGCACTCGCCGTTGAGGACGTACTGGGGCACGTCGTCCCAGTGGAGTACCTCCGCGTCGATGTCGGCGTCCCGGAACTGCTCGCCCTGGGCCAGCGCCATACAGCCCGTGACGACGAGGTCCGCCGGCGTCTCCCTGTCGAGCTCTTTGGCCCGTGCGAGCATGTTGCGTTCGGTCTTCTCGAGCACCGTGCAGGTGTTGAGAATCGCCACGTCGGCGCTCTCGGGGCCGCCGGCGGGGTGGTGGCCGCCCTCCCGGAGCGCCTGCTCTATCTGCTGGGTCTCACCTCTGTTGGAGGTGCACCCGTACGTCTCGATGTGATACCGGGCCATTCATCACAACACTGTCGCCAGGGCGGCAAAAGGGCGACGGATTGCCCCGGTCAGTAGCCGTCGGCCGCGTCGGCGTCGTTCCCGCCCGGCTCCGGTTCCGCCGTGGCGTCGCCCTCTGTCTCCGCTCGCCACTCTCGGACGATGGTGTCGCCGCTGGAGGCCCCGATGCGCTCGGCTCCGGCCTCGAACATCGCCTTCGCCTCCGCCCACGACCCGACGCCGCCGCTCGCCTTCACGGGCAGATACGTGCTCAGAATCTCCACGTCGTGGACCGTCGCGCCGCCCTCGCTGAACCCCGTCGCGGTCTTGAGGTAGGCGGCGTCGGCGTCGGCGGCGAGCTGTCCGACCCGTTCGAGCTCCTCGTCGGTCAGTAGCGGCGCTTCGACGATGACCTTCACCGGGACCGGGACGCTGGCGACGACTTCGGTGAGGTGGTCGGCCACCGCGTCGTCCTCGCCGGCCTTGAGCAGGCCGACGTTACACACCATGTCCAGTTCGTCGGCCCCGGCGTCCCAGGCCAGTTTGGCCGCCCGGCAGACGGCGTCGGTCTGGCCCTGCCCGTGCGGGAAGTCGACGACGGCCGTCAGCGGCACGTTCGCGTACTCCGTCGCCAGCGGGAGGTAACACGGCGGGATGCACGCCCGCATCCCGTACTGGAGCGCCTCGTCGAGGCAGGTCCGCACGTCGTCCGGCGTCGTCGTCGGTCCGAGGACCGTGTGCTCGATGCGGTCTGGTACGTCGTCCATACCACGGGGTGAGGCGTGGTGCCTACGTAAAGACGGCGGGCGACGGGCCCGCGGTCGAGCCGTCCCGTTCCCGTCGAAACCACCGTTGCGGGGCGCTGTCTCCGCCGGGACCGCACCGCCGCTCGCGTTCGGAAGGTTTTCCATCGTCGGGGTCGGCGTGGGGGACATGGTACTGCCTTCGGGGTTGGCGCTCCCGCCGCTCGAGTACGCCGTGGCGCTCCTTGCGGGCACGCTCGTGGTGACAGCGCTGTTGTACGCCCTCGAACCGCCACTCGGCCAGCGGACCGTGGTCGCGCTGGCACCGTGGATGGCGCTCGGGGGCGCGCTGCACGCTTTCTCCCAGCCCCCCATCGAGGCCTACCGGCCCGTGGTCGCGCCGCTTTTCGGCGCGCCGGCGGTGTATCTCACGACGTTCGTCACGCTGGGTGTCGTCTGGGTCACGCTGACGCTGTTCAGCGTCCGGCGGGGCCACAGCGAGACGATATCGCGGAACCTGGGGCTCATCGGGACCGGCTTCCTGACGGTGCTGGTCGTCATCGCCGTCGTGATGGCACTGGAGTCCGACCTGCTGGGGCTGGTCTGGCCGACCGTCGCCGTCGTCGTCGCCATCGTCGCCACCGCCGTGGCGGTGCTGGTGGTCGCGCTGTGGCGGACGCCGGTGGTGGTCCGGATGCGCTACGCGGCCCCGACGGTCGTGTTCGCGCACATGCTCGACGGCGTCTCGACGGCGGTCGGTGCCGACGTCATCGGCATCAGCGAGCGAACGCCGATTCCGGCCCGCATCATGGAGTTCGCCGGCACGCTCCCGACGGCCCCGTACCTCGGCACGGGCTGGCTGTTCGTCCTCGTCAAACTGCTCGTCGCGGTCGGGATCGTCTTCCTGCTCGACGAGTACCTCGAAGAGGAACCCGCCGAGGCGAGCCTCCTGCTCTCGCTCGTGACCGCCGTCGGCATCGGCCCGGCGACGAACAACATCGTCCTGTTCCTGTTCATCCCGGTCTGAGTGGGCGTTTCGTGTATCCAGGCGACAGTTCCGGAGCCGGACGCAACCCCGGCGGAGCGACTCACTGCGCTGTCGCGCCCCAGCGACACGTGTCGACTCTGCTACTGTTAGGACACGTGACGCAACGCTCATTGGCACCGCGAGTGAGGGACCACACGTGCTCGAATACCCCCTCTCCCAGTGGGCGTTCGTCTGTGCCGTCGCCGGCGCGGTCGTCGGTCTGTTGTTGAACATCCCGATGGTGACACAGGACGAGGGGTACCTGCCGGCGTACGTCGCCGCGGCCGGACTCACCCGCGCCGACCCGGCCGCGGTGAGCCGTCCTCTCGCCGTCGCCGTCCACCACGTCACCGCCCTCCTCGCGGCGCTGCTGTACGGTGCGGTGGTCGCCGTCCTCTCGGTCGTGCTCCCGACGGCAGTCTCGCTCAACGGCGTCCCGCTGCTCCCACACGTCCTCGGCGCTGCGGGCGTCACCGCGTTCATCTACGCCTTCTTCGCCCGCGTCGCCATGCCCCGCTTCGGCGGGAGCCTCCAGGACAGGGCCGACGAGACCGTCAGACAGTGGGCGCTGACGGCGTTCATCTTCGGCACGGCGCTGGCCCTGTTCGTCCCGGTGCTGGTCACCCAACTCTGAGCTACTGGTCCCGGACCCGCTTCGAGAGGTTCCTGTAGGCACCGAAATACAGGAACGCGGTCGCAAGCACTGCGAAGGGGACGACGAGGGCCCACGACGGGCCGTCCGGCGTGCCCGCGTCGACGGTGTAGCCGGTCAGCAGACCGAGGACGACCCCGGCACCGACGGCGATACCTGCTGGCCCCCGCATCCGCCTGTCGAACAGCGAGACGTCGTTTCCCATACGTTCCCTCTGTCGCGGGACCGCCGTCACTGTTGTGCCGGCGGGAATCCACTGGCTACTAAACCGTGCCGGCCGACGGGCCGGTATGGCGAAACAGCCGCATCTGCTCGTCGAACCGGGCGACCTGACAGACATCGCGCTCGTGCCGGGCGACCCCGGCCGGGTCGACCGCATCGCGGGCCTCTGTGACGACCACGAGGTCGTCGCGGAGAACCGCGAGTACAAGCTCGTCAACGCGACCTACGATGGCCGCGAACTGACAGTTTGCTCGACCGGCATCGGGTCGCCCTCGACGGCCATCGCCGTCGAGGAACTGGAGGCGGTCGGCGTCGAGACGCTCATCCGCGTCGGGACGACCGG of Haloarcula sp. DT43 contains these proteins:
- a CDS encoding cation diffusion facilitator family transporter, with the protein product MSRRVTLRRVGLLVLVVNLVLVLAKGAVWFSTGSLAVQSEAVNSAADTAYSLVIVAGLYLTTQPPDFEHPHGHERIEPFVSLFVAAGIFLAGGVVLWGAGNALMTGDIEVTQGPTAVGVLVLSAAAKYGLYRYCLRAGRNSHSPALVATAKDNRNDILTAVAALVGVTGAMAGYPIADPLAAIVVAVGIIYTGIEVVQDNVTYLVGGAPPEDLRREILRRALDHPKVEGAHDVIAHYVGPEIDVSLHIEVEGDLTLFEAHDIETAVIRSIEDLPEVDDAFVHVDPKELGEWKDDAEVERLADLE
- a CDS encoding HAMP domain-containing sensor histidine kinase: MSPAALPDFAELLDVTLLLHDPETDAILDANAAAESLYGYTRAELRDLTVGDISTESPRFSRDKAVEAIHAAATGDRPAFEWQIRRADSEMRWVTVRLRPFAPADETLVLAEIQDITEFKKRARRLQLLNRIIRHNLRNEMTVVMGHAESLERALEDEDYERQAEIIQDVAEDVGGMTRSVAQIEDIATNDASDFTPTDVPAVLERLADEFESGYPHATVSVDADETARIAADRGFEYGLEHAIENALEHHDGSNPEVRLEATVETEPPRVVVRIVDDGPPIPQREIDAIDADVEFSEIHHGTGVGLFVMQWCAESLGGSLEIRENEPRGNVAEFTVPMLSE
- a CDS encoding tRNA (N(6)-L-threonylcarbamoyladenosine(37)-C(2))-methylthiotransferase translates to MARYHIETYGCTSNRGETQQIEQALREGGHHPAGGPESADVAILNTCTVLEKTERNMLARAKELDRETPADLVVTGCMALAQGEQFRDADIDAEVLHWDDVPQYVLNGECPTVTPDTETVLNGVVGILPIARGCMSDCSYCITKQATGRIESPSVEENVEKARALVHAGAKEIRITGQDTGVYGWDTNQGTSLLPELLDRICTEIDGGFRVRVGMANPKGLHGVREELAAVFADHDELYNFIHAPVQSGSDDVLADMRRQHAVSEYREVVAAFDEALDYWTLSTDFIVGFPTEEPADHDESMALLRETRPEKINVTRFSKRPGTDAADMKGLGGQVKKDRSKAMSEAKMELMAEAYEEMVGRTSSVLLVEDGTDESLVGYDEAYRQVVIADAQDRGLEIGDTVDAEITSHNTVYAFGEPVERAQLAD
- the deoC gene encoding deoxyribose-phosphate aldolase, with the protein product MDDVPDRIEHTVLGPTTTPDDVRTCLDEALQYGMRACIPPCYLPLATEYANVPLTAVVDFPHGQGQTDAVCRAAKLAWDAGADELDMVCNVGLLKAGEDDAVADHLTEVVASVPVPVKVIVEAPLLTDEELERVGQLAADADAAYLKTATGFSEGGATVHDVEILSTYLPVKASGGVGSWAEAKAMFEAGAERIGASSGDTIVREWRAETEGDATAEPEPGGNDADAADGY
- a CDS encoding DUF63 family protein, encoding MVLPSGLALPPLEYAVALLAGTLVVTALLYALEPPLGQRTVVALAPWMALGGALHAFSQPPIEAYRPVVAPLFGAPAVYLTTFVTLGVVWVTLTLFSVRRGHSETISRNLGLIGTGFLTVLVVIAVVMALESDLLGLVWPTVAVVVAIVATAVAVLVVALWRTPVVVRMRYAAPTVVFAHMLDGVSTAVGADVIGISERTPIPARIMEFAGTLPTAPYLGTGWLFVLVKLLVAVGIVFLLDEYLEEEPAEASLLLSLVTAVGIGPATNNIVLFLFIPV